From one Leptospira stimsonii genomic stretch:
- a CDS encoding catalase family protein translates to MLKKIGFITVGILFLLVLLFWVGQGPRVAIPQDTQPGAEFVFPGEENTTQETLSLLISSLKEKYPKGSEAKRDAHPFAHGCVKGMFSVSSEVPEEFKYGIFNSPKTYPVWIRFSNGSITKKPDFEGDIRGMGIKLMGVDGPKLAEDEKRTQDFLLINHPVLPAGAPEEYLSLFKAAFAKKPMSYFFGGMPWNWKLTALKESISIRGKKIPDVLEIRYWSTTPYRLGKESLAVKYSARPCETKELKLPDSPAENYLRQTMISHLKEKSACFEFLIQKQGNPIAMPVEDPAVHWNEKDSPFVSVAKIEIPVQEFATSEQDRFCENLSLNPWHSLPEHRPLGGINRVRKLAYETISKYRRDQNGVKPIEPTK, encoded by the coding sequence ATGTTAAAGAAAATCGGATTTATAACAGTTGGAATTTTATTCTTACTCGTATTGTTGTTTTGGGTCGGACAAGGGCCTCGAGTTGCGATTCCTCAAGATACACAACCGGGTGCGGAGTTCGTTTTTCCGGGAGAAGAAAATACTACTCAAGAAACGCTTTCCCTTTTGATTTCTTCTTTGAAAGAAAAATATCCGAAAGGTTCAGAGGCAAAGAGAGATGCTCATCCGTTTGCACACGGTTGTGTGAAGGGCATGTTTAGCGTTTCCTCAGAGGTTCCGGAAGAATTTAAATATGGTATATTCAATTCTCCTAAAACGTATCCGGTCTGGATTCGATTCTCGAACGGATCGATTACGAAAAAGCCGGACTTTGAAGGAGACATCCGAGGAATGGGAATCAAGCTGATGGGAGTGGACGGGCCTAAGTTGGCGGAAGACGAAAAACGAACTCAGGATTTTCTTTTGATCAATCACCCGGTTCTACCGGCGGGCGCACCGGAAGAATATCTTTCGCTCTTCAAAGCGGCGTTTGCAAAAAAACCGATGTCTTATTTTTTCGGCGGAATGCCTTGGAATTGGAAACTTACTGCGTTGAAAGAATCCATTTCGATCCGAGGGAAAAAAATTCCAGACGTATTAGAAATTCGTTATTGGAGTACGACTCCTTATCGATTGGGAAAAGAATCGCTCGCTGTCAAATATTCTGCGCGACCTTGTGAAACAAAGGAGCTTAAGCTTCCGGATTCTCCCGCGGAAAATTATCTTCGTCAAACGATGATTTCTCATCTTAAGGAAAAGTCCGCTTGTTTCGAGTTTCTGATTCAAAAACAAGGGAATCCGATCGCAATGCCTGTGGAAGATCCGGCGGTTCATTGGAACGAAAAAGATTCTCCTTTTGTCTCCGTCGCAAAGATTGAAATTCCAGTTCAGGAGTTTGCAACCTCCGAACAAGATCGATTCTGTGAAAACCTTTCTCTCAATCCTTGGCACAGTTTGCCGGAACATCGTCCGTTAGGCGGAATCAATCGTGTCAGAAAGCTTGCTTACGAAACGATCTCGAAATATAGAAGAGATCAAAACGGCGTCAAACCGATCGAACCTACGAAGTGA
- the rdgB gene encoding RdgB/HAM1 family non-canonical purine NTP pyrophosphatase yields MKQLALATNNAHKVKEVGSILGELGVQILTPKDLNVSFEAEETGSTFAENALIKARKLFRLTKLPSIADDSGICVSALDGAPGVYSARFGGEGLDDKGRALLLLDTLKGNPNRNAHYTCVIAYVDGKIEKTFEGKCEGIISEEYDTVGPYGFGYDPVFIFPSFQKPFSQVPELEKNRVSHRKEALKGLLSFLKSDST; encoded by the coding sequence TTGAAGCAACTCGCGCTCGCAACAAACAATGCGCACAAAGTAAAAGAGGTAGGTTCCATTCTCGGAGAACTCGGCGTTCAAATTCTTACACCGAAGGATTTGAACGTTTCTTTCGAAGCGGAAGAAACCGGCTCCACCTTTGCTGAAAACGCACTTATCAAAGCCAGAAAACTTTTTCGTCTAACCAAACTTCCCTCGATTGCCGATGATTCCGGAATTTGTGTTTCAGCGCTCGACGGAGCTCCGGGAGTTTATTCCGCAAGATTCGGAGGAGAAGGACTGGATGACAAAGGAAGAGCGCTTCTTCTTTTGGATACGTTAAAGGGGAATCCGAATCGAAACGCTCACTATACTTGCGTAATCGCATACGTGGATGGCAAAATCGAGAAAACGTTTGAAGGTAAATGCGAAGGAATCATCTCCGAAGAATACGATACCGTTGGACCCTATGGATTTGGCTACGATCCTGTTTTTATCTTTCCATCATTCCAGAAACCCTTTTCCCAAGTTCCGGAGTTGGAAAAAAACCGGGTTTCCCACCGGAAAGAAGCCTTAAAAGGACTTCTTTCCTTTTTAAAAAGTGATTCGACTTAA
- a CDS encoding SDR family oxidoreductase: MKEIDRSKPVLVTGGAGYIASWVIRYLLEDGLSVRATVRDKGDSKKISHLLKLGERFPGKLEFFEADLLREGSFLNAIQEKGGVELIIHTASPFFIDGVKNPQKELVEPAVFGTKNVLLSANQSPSVKRIVLTSSVAAIMGDNSDSANHPDNRLSEADWNTTSSLTHQPYPYSKTLAEREAWKIAEGQTRWDLVTINPSFVMGPSLSERADGTSVNFMLSMINGKFAPGVPDMMIGFVDVRDVARAHILAGFTPSASGRHIVSAETLKFLDVAKKIREKFGNRFPIPKKALPKFITYLIGPFFGLSWPYISRNVGIPFALDHSYSKKDLGLTYRPISETFAEHIEQIVSSNMLSK; encoded by the coding sequence ATGAAAGAAATAGATCGTTCTAAACCCGTTCTTGTCACTGGAGGGGCGGGTTATATCGCTTCCTGGGTGATTCGATATTTATTGGAAGACGGACTTTCGGTGAGGGCTACCGTGAGGGATAAGGGCGATTCTAAAAAAATTTCCCATCTACTCAAATTGGGAGAACGCTTTCCCGGAAAATTGGAATTTTTCGAAGCGGACCTTTTAAGGGAAGGTTCGTTTTTGAATGCGATTCAAGAGAAGGGGGGAGTTGAGCTGATCATTCATACAGCATCTCCGTTTTTTATCGATGGAGTGAAGAACCCGCAGAAAGAATTAGTGGAACCCGCGGTCTTCGGCACGAAGAATGTTCTCTTATCCGCGAACCAATCCCCTTCGGTAAAAAGGATCGTACTGACTTCGAGTGTTGCGGCTATCATGGGAGATAACAGCGATTCGGCGAATCATCCGGACAATCGTCTTTCTGAAGCGGATTGGAATACAACCAGCAGTCTTACTCATCAGCCGTATCCCTATTCTAAAACGCTCGCGGAAAGGGAAGCGTGGAAGATTGCGGAAGGACAGACGCGATGGGACTTGGTTACGATCAATCCTTCCTTTGTTATGGGACCTTCTCTTTCCGAAAGAGCGGACGGAACGAGTGTGAACTTTATGCTCTCGATGATCAACGGCAAGTTTGCTCCGGGAGTTCCGGATATGATGATCGGATTTGTAGACGTGAGAGACGTTGCGCGTGCCCATATTTTAGCGGGATTTACTCCTTCTGCGAGCGGGAGACATATCGTTTCTGCGGAGACGTTGAAATTTTTGGATGTTGCCAAAAAGATTCGAGAGAAATTCGGAAATCGTTTTCCGATTCCGAAGAAAGCTCTTCCAAAATTTATAACGTATTTGATAGGGCCATTTTTCGGGCTGTCATGGCCTTATATTTCGCGTAACGTAGGAATTCCGTTTGCGCTGGATCATTCTTACAGTAAAAAAGATTTAGGACTGACTTATAGACCTATTTCGGAGACTTTTGCGGAGCATATTGAACAGATCGTTTCTTCGAATATGTTATCCAAATAA
- a CDS encoding tetratricopeptide repeat protein translates to MSQKTLIILFVVFFGISVNCFGDSLPTMEEQSKAFESNQQGLTSLSRGDLIQARAYFEKAVKLDPQSPEYVNNVGITFLNEGKLEQAIIHFAKALEKNPSYARAHYNLGVAYQKQQNNEKAALNYEKSVGIDPSISESYFNLGIVYSRLGDKKKAIANYMKFIEVAPQEYDKPKKDAKAKIEELKKG, encoded by the coding sequence ATGAGTCAAAAAACGTTAATCATTCTTTTTGTGGTTTTTTTCGGTATTTCCGTAAATTGCTTCGGAGACAGTTTGCCAACAATGGAAGAACAATCAAAAGCATTTGAATCAAATCAACAAGGTTTGACATCACTGAGTCGGGGAGATCTCATTCAAGCGCGCGCTTATTTCGAAAAAGCGGTTAAATTAGATCCTCAATCGCCAGAATATGTCAATAATGTCGGTATTACCTTTCTCAATGAAGGCAAGTTAGAGCAAGCTATCATTCACTTTGCCAAGGCGTTGGAAAAGAATCCTTCCTACGCAAGAGCTCATTATAATCTGGGTGTCGCTTATCAAAAGCAACAGAACAACGAGAAAGCCGCGCTGAACTATGAAAAAAGCGTTGGAATCGATCCTTCAATTTCGGAATCTTATTTCAACTTGGGCATCGTTTATTCGCGCTTAGGCGATAAGAAGAAAGCCATTGCGAACTACATGAAATTTATCGAAGTCGCTCCGCAGGAATATGATAAACCTAAGAAGGATGCGAAGGCAAAAATAGAAGAGTTGAAGAAGGGTTGA
- a CDS encoding STAS domain-containing protein, translating to MEITVQDDIHIIKIAGSILQSDSEELDRNLSEHNFDPSPKIIIDLTEVSHICSTALGIIVSYKKKFKSAEGDIIIVVNDEDLLQLFEITMLDKVFKVVPNIEDAFDEFKLNR from the coding sequence ATGGAAATAACCGTACAAGACGATATTCACATCATTAAAATTGCCGGATCGATTCTTCAATCCGATAGTGAAGAATTAGACAGAAACCTGAGTGAACACAATTTTGACCCTAGTCCGAAGATCATTATCGATCTTACCGAAGTGAGTCATATCTGTTCGACTGCGTTAGGCATCATTGTCTCCTACAAGAAGAAATTCAAAAGCGCAGAAGGTGATATTATCATCGTTGTGAACGACGAAGATCTTTTACAACTTTTTGAAATTACGATGTTAGATAAAGTATTCAAAGTGGTCCCGAACATTGAAGACGCTTTTGACGAATTCAAACTAAATCGTTAA
- a CDS encoding LA_3696 family protein: MVMPALVQNIPARLGEVLGPNGTVEFVDFLNESFGNSQANTTEILTEKLENRISKEASQVQVEITGMRSEFADLRSNVSRLSSEFVGLRSEFSGLRLEFADLRADFADHRSEMKSEISEIHKMIATQTRWIFGAMIGLVGVFSIIVKF, from the coding sequence ATGGTTATGCCAGCGTTAGTACAAAATATTCCCGCACGTTTGGGAGAGGTTTTAGGTCCGAATGGAACGGTTGAATTCGTCGATTTTCTGAACGAATCCTTTGGAAACAGTCAAGCGAATACAACCGAAATCTTGACGGAGAAATTGGAAAATCGAATTTCGAAGGAAGCGAGTCAAGTTCAAGTTGAGATAACTGGAATGCGATCGGAATTTGCAGATCTCCGATCCAACGTTTCAAGACTCAGCTCGGAATTTGTAGGTCTTCGATCCGAATTTTCAGGACTTCGCTTGGAGTTCGCAGATCTTCGCGCGGATTTTGCCGATCATCGATCTGAAATGAAATCGGAAATATCGGAGATACATAAAATGATAGCAACACAGACGAGATGGATCTTTGGGGCGATGATCGGATTGGTCGGAGTATTTTCGATAATCGTGAAATTCTAA
- a CDS encoding inner membrane CreD family protein codes for MFFKRELVFLVAVGIILGFYVLFFVILQLEDLTLLVGTLGLFVLLAIYFTGSIQDLESDRNFK; via the coding sequence GTGTTTTTCAAGAGGGAATTGGTTTTTCTCGTGGCAGTCGGAATCATATTAGGTTTTTATGTTTTATTTTTCGTAATCCTGCAACTGGAGGATCTTACATTGCTCGTCGGAACGTTGGGATTGTTTGTTCTGCTCGCGATATATTTCACCGGAAGTATTCAGGATTTAGAATCCGATCGAAATTTTAAGTAA
- a CDS encoding MORN repeat-containing protein: MQFAKRRKILFTFSVLLLLFLGTISIYFLFFRSAKCTYGNCNFGFGAKEFRNGTRYAGEFYSGKYNGIGTIRNPEGHSYEGEWKLGKKHGKGKYVYPDGSIYQGEFVEDVKQGLGVFIWPDQTKLSARFINGEPEGKGILILPNEIEFVGEYKNGIIYQGKGIYVYDDGSKYMGEWLQGKRHGKGTLLSETGNILFIGEWENDHQKKAMSLNDAKIKK; encoded by the coding sequence ATGCAATTTGCGAAGCGTAGGAAAATCCTTTTCACCTTTTCCGTTCTACTCTTACTCTTCCTTGGAACTATTAGTATATACTTCCTGTTCTTTCGTTCGGCCAAATGCACGTACGGAAATTGCAATTTTGGTTTCGGAGCAAAAGAATTTAGAAACGGCACACGTTATGCCGGTGAGTTCTATTCTGGCAAATATAACGGTATTGGCACGATTCGAAATCCTGAGGGTCACTCCTATGAAGGAGAGTGGAAATTAGGAAAGAAGCATGGAAAAGGAAAATACGTTTATCCTGACGGAAGCATCTATCAAGGAGAATTCGTTGAAGACGTTAAACAAGGGTTAGGTGTTTTTATATGGCCCGATCAAACAAAACTCAGTGCTCGTTTTATAAACGGTGAACCGGAAGGAAAAGGAATTTTAATTCTTCCAAATGAAATCGAGTTCGTTGGCGAATATAAAAACGGAATCATCTACCAAGGAAAGGGAATCTACGTTTATGACGATGGTTCTAAATATATGGGCGAATGGCTACAAGGCAAGAGACATGGTAAGGGAACTCTTTTAAGTGAGACCGGGAATATTCTTTTCATCGGAGAATGGGAAAACGACCATCAGAAAAAAGCAATGTCCCTAAACGACGCAAAAATCAAAAAATAA
- a CDS encoding MBL fold metallo-hydrolase, whose protein sequence is MEYIFRISLLFFFVSCAVTSHQSKQVQLGKTFSLQNLNQDTKGSIVFQKFVAADWEVERAGLINLNDPKAASLKPGSEPIQIYFYVIDHPKFGRYMIDTGISKEFRKDPKEWPISSIVASAMKTATLKIKITVEEWLKKDPKKVEGIFLTHMHLDHIMGTKDFAPGLPIFVGPKESTGKRFINVFVQGTTDNVLGENPNLSELKFEETENSPGVIDFFGDQSLLIFHLEGHTRGSLAFLVKSSSGPQLVLGDSCHTSWGWENQVPPGDFTEDLEKNAVALAFLKKIASKYPGIQVHPGHQSISGNRN, encoded by the coding sequence ATGGAATATATTTTTAGAATTTCACTTCTATTCTTCTTCGTTTCTTGTGCGGTGACTTCTCACCAATCCAAGCAGGTTCAACTCGGCAAAACATTCTCTTTACAGAACTTGAATCAGGATACAAAGGGATCGATTGTCTTTCAGAAGTTCGTAGCGGCAGATTGGGAAGTCGAGCGGGCTGGCTTAATTAATCTAAACGATCCGAAGGCCGCGAGTTTAAAACCGGGTTCGGAGCCCATTCAAATTTATTTTTATGTGATCGATCATCCTAAATTCGGAAGATATATGATCGATACAGGTATTTCCAAGGAGTTTCGAAAGGATCCCAAAGAATGGCCCATTTCTTCCATCGTCGCCTCCGCGATGAAAACCGCTACTTTAAAGATTAAGATTACTGTGGAGGAATGGCTCAAAAAAGATCCTAAAAAAGTGGAAGGAATTTTTTTAACCCACATGCATCTCGACCATATCATGGGAACCAAAGACTTCGCTCCCGGTCTTCCTATCTTCGTCGGCCCTAAGGAGTCTACCGGAAAAAGATTCATCAACGTATTTGTTCAAGGGACCACCGATAACGTGTTAGGTGAGAATCCGAATCTTTCTGAACTCAAGTTTGAAGAAACGGAGAATTCTCCGGGAGTGATTGACTTCTTCGGAGATCAGTCGCTTCTCATCTTTCATCTAGAAGGTCATACGCGAGGAAGTCTTGCTTTTTTGGTGAAGAGTTCTTCCGGTCCTCAGTTGGTATTAGGAGATTCTTGCCATACAAGTTGGGGTTGGGAAAACCAAGTTCCTCCGGGAGACTTTACTGAGGACTTGGAGAAGAATGCTGTAGCCTTGGCTTTTTTGAAAAAAATCGCTTCCAAATATCCCGGAATCCAAGTTCATCCCGGACATCAAAGTATATCAGGAAATCGTAATTAA
- a CDS encoding Ig-like domain-containing protein yields MTSFFLIGCGHSGEEKLLAQLGLEWKSYYAYPEIVGISPLDNTFNVAKDSSIIIDFNKPMDKIFTEAAVSVTANGGNTAFTPNWVFDTRLILEFKSGITEGKRYEVALSKTQVRDQDQNLMAKNFLSHFYTEGLGALPTVTSSLPAYTGNIVTGWGVSVSPVINFSEPMDEATTDSAISISGGPAVYLAVWNAARTSVTLQLKADLEIGTTYTLRVSTSAKSQSGIPLAKDYIVSFSTGVASQRPTVQPTMFTTAWPATFLPDPATNPVIAGNSKNDYFIFTFSEPMDKQSVMNAISFSPAISGQFEWVSGSLVKFTPGSPLQSEATYRLKISNTAKSLQGQNLLTGYIIDFLVDNPNDSRSIQFAGSNGRTFDGTCVILPAVDLAVPLIPDLNFIYPINPNTTCTQQYEFELLLNTSGAQALRTFGDGDVFSAGNISIDYVSGGPTTSALRIDQLDYLPSANPQRIKVRIRGVSGNQVRYKFTIRGGASGIRDINDNILNNDLEFLFFDP; encoded by the coding sequence ATGACTTCCTTTTTTTTGATCGGTTGCGGACATTCTGGCGAGGAGAAATTGCTCGCGCAATTAGGTCTAGAATGGAAAAGTTATTATGCATATCCTGAAATTGTCGGAATAAGCCCTCTTGATAATACGTTTAATGTTGCAAAGGACTCTTCCATTATCATCGATTTTAACAAACCGATGGACAAAATTTTTACCGAGGCCGCTGTATCGGTTACGGCTAACGGAGGAAATACTGCATTTACACCGAATTGGGTTTTCGATACGAGACTTATTTTGGAATTCAAAAGCGGTATAACGGAAGGGAAACGTTATGAAGTGGCCCTGAGTAAAACTCAGGTGAGGGATCAGGATCAAAACTTAATGGCAAAGAATTTTCTTAGCCATTTTTATACGGAAGGATTGGGTGCCCTTCCAACGGTGACTTCTTCATTGCCGGCATATACCGGAAACATTGTTACGGGATGGGGTGTGTCAGTTAGTCCAGTGATTAATTTTTCTGAACCGATGGATGAGGCAACGACTGATAGTGCAATTTCGATATCCGGTGGTCCGGCAGTTTATTTAGCTGTTTGGAATGCGGCTCGAACGTCCGTAACTTTACAATTAAAAGCTGACTTGGAAATCGGAACTACATATACCCTTCGAGTTTCCACTTCCGCGAAAAGTCAATCCGGGATTCCATTAGCAAAAGATTATATTGTTTCCTTTAGCACCGGAGTTGCCTCGCAACGGCCGACCGTACAACCGACGATGTTCACAACCGCGTGGCCTGCTACCTTTTTGCCCGATCCGGCAACTAATCCCGTTATCGCTGGAAATTCTAAGAACGATTACTTTATCTTTACTTTTTCTGAACCGATGGATAAACAATCTGTAATGAATGCCATTTCTTTCAGTCCGGCGATCTCCGGACAATTCGAATGGGTTTCTGGTAGTCTCGTTAAGTTTACTCCGGGGTCGCCATTACAGTCGGAGGCTACATACCGATTAAAAATTTCTAATACAGCAAAAAGCTTGCAGGGTCAGAATTTGCTCACCGGCTACATAATCGATTTTTTGGTGGATAATCCGAATGACAGCCGATCCATTCAATTTGCGGGATCCAATGGCCGCACCTTTGATGGTACATGCGTAATTCTTCCTGCCGTTGATTTGGCAGTCCCGTTGATTCCAGATCTTAATTTTATTTATCCTATTAATCCGAATACGACCTGTACACAGCAATACGAGTTCGAATTATTATTAAATACGTCCGGTGCTCAGGCTTTGAGAACATTCGGAGACGGGGATGTTTTTTCAGCAGGTAATATATCGATTGATTATGTTTCCGGAGGTCCAACTACGAGCGCTTTACGAATCGATCAATTGGATTATTTGCCATCCGCAAACCCACAACGTATTAAGGTAAGAATTCGGGGTGTTTCTGGAAACCAAGTTCGATATAAATTTACGATTCGTGGCGGTGCATCGGGAATCCGTGATATCAATGATAATATTTTAAATAACGACTTGGAGTTCTTATTTTTCGACCCTTAA
- a CDS encoding tetratricopeptide repeat protein — protein sequence MTNLRKDEILLSIKYFIFIIFLPVFLSCSSKEDALTFYKEGVQAYSERNLKTAIEKFELASKEDKKLISSRIMLGKSYYYSGRFEDAKKVFEDVVSDFPGNSNAHSWLGRILLNEGTKKEEAKQHLVYATQSDDSQVDALYYLGKAYEQEGKIKEALLEYHKALEIKRKFDKIHRDLAELYRKAGLEERASEQTQNRE from the coding sequence ATGACTAACCTAAGGAAAGATGAAATTCTCTTATCAATAAAATATTTCATATTTATAATATTTCTCCCGGTATTCTTATCTTGTTCCTCTAAAGAAGATGCACTTACTTTTTACAAAGAAGGTGTTCAAGCTTATTCCGAAAGAAATTTAAAAACCGCGATCGAAAAATTTGAGTTAGCTTCGAAAGAAGACAAGAAGCTTATCTCTTCTAGAATTATGTTAGGCAAGTCATACTATTATTCAGGGAGATTTGAAGACGCAAAGAAAGTCTTCGAAGATGTCGTGAGTGATTTTCCGGGAAATTCAAATGCACATTCTTGGTTAGGGCGCATTTTATTAAACGAAGGCACAAAGAAAGAGGAAGCCAAACAACATTTAGTTTATGCTACACAGTCTGATGATAGTCAGGTGGATGCCCTCTATTATTTGGGAAAAGCCTATGAACAAGAAGGAAAAATCAAAGAAGCGCTTCTAGAATATCACAAAGCTTTGGAAATAAAAAGAAAGTTTGATAAGATCCATCGGGACTTAGCGGAGCTCTACAGAAAAGCAGGATTGGAAGAGCGAGCGTCGGAACAAACGCAAAATAGAGAATGA
- a CDS encoding SH3 domain-containing protein, with amino-acid sequence MQRILIQSQPVFLKIALAALFLFFSDFVFAEDKLSPRYVLTFEGKLNVREKPKDGKILFQLDKGESVWIKEDSQFEEWQEIKTKTGAKGFAASEFLSKKKPEELTDAKLFGSIKSSTEGSWFRSLAIRVKNQWLSASDHSAETYFLEKKKIQEKEKAIAYERTNIAGEFLPETKEITGCQEIRVIKGNFNAFRKIDTYQDSVFAIFGAKIGDKVRSDRYNPSEKISKIMDASANSIFKKKHPNKDELKFLKRGDFYTINSPGKKYIFIRYAIKKEPEEKSYYAALYELNGEELGKKIFEKFDILMNEQAIYGGQYHFIDALDLDENGTPILIFHHNGYDGYINEFSKIINGKLETLFLAGGDAC; translated from the coding sequence ATGCAAAGAATACTCATACAATCACAGCCCGTATTTTTAAAAATCGCGTTAGCGGCTCTTTTCCTATTCTTTTCCGATTTCGTATTCGCTGAAGACAAACTTTCTCCAAGATACGTACTCACTTTCGAAGGAAAGCTAAACGTTCGAGAAAAGCCGAAGGACGGAAAAATACTCTTTCAACTGGATAAAGGTGAAAGCGTCTGGATCAAAGAGGATTCTCAATTTGAGGAATGGCAAGAAATCAAAACAAAAACCGGTGCCAAGGGTTTTGCCGCTTCCGAATTTCTCAGTAAAAAAAAGCCTGAAGAGTTGACGGATGCCAAACTTTTCGGATCCATCAAATCCAGCACGGAAGGTTCCTGGTTTCGGTCCTTAGCGATCAGAGTCAAAAATCAATGGTTGTCCGCGAGCGATCATTCCGCAGAAACTTATTTCTTAGAAAAGAAGAAGATTCAGGAAAAAGAAAAAGCGATCGCTTATGAACGCACAAATATCGCGGGTGAATTTTTGCCCGAAACGAAAGAGATCACGGGTTGTCAGGAAATTAGAGTGATCAAAGGAAACTTCAACGCGTTTCGAAAAATCGATACGTATCAGGATTCCGTCTTTGCTATTTTTGGAGCTAAGATCGGAGATAAGGTTCGATCGGATCGTTACAATCCTTCGGAAAAAATTTCAAAAATCATGGATGCGTCCGCTAATTCCATTTTTAAAAAGAAACATCCGAACAAGGACGAACTTAAATTCTTAAAAAGGGGAGATTTTTATACGATCAATTCCCCTGGGAAAAAATACATCTTCATTCGATACGCGATCAAAAAGGAGCCCGAAGAGAAGTCCTATTACGCGGCTTTATACGAATTGAATGGTGAGGAGCTCGGCAAAAAAATATTCGAAAAATTTGATATACTCATGAACGAACAGGCAATCTACGGAGGGCAATATCATTTTATCGATGCCCTTGACCTAGATGAAAACGGAACCCCGATTTTAATTTTCCACCACAACGGCTACGATGGCTATATAAATGAATTCTCTAAAATTATCAACGGTAAATTGGAGACTTTATTTTTGGCGGGCGGGGACGCTTGTTAG